A genomic region of Deltaproteobacteria bacterium contains the following coding sequences:
- a CDS encoding DUF2283 domain-containing protein, whose amino-acid sequence MQLTYDPRYNVAYLRLQAKVAQVETIRISDELNVDMAPDGTVYGIELLNANEQLRAGDNGALVVINEALGERREMPLAK is encoded by the coding sequence ATGCAGCTGACCTATGACCCGCGATACAACGTCGCCTACCTTCGCCTGCAGGCGAAGGTGGCGCAGGTGGAGACCATCCGCATCAGTGATGAGCTCAACGTCGACATGGCGCCGGACGGCACGGTTTACGGCATCGAGCTGCTCAATGCCAACGAGCAGTTGCGGGCGGGCGACAACGGCGCCCTGGTGGTCATCAACGAAGCGCTCGGCGAGCGGCGTGAGATGCCGCTGGCGAAGTGA